A part of Micromonospora chersina genomic DNA contains:
- a CDS encoding nucleotide sugar dehydrogenase, whose translation MTVAISAPSSVAQELRNEATGDSPARAAPPRHDVAVVGLGYVGLPTALALHATGRRVLGIDVDPARLAAIGQRRVDLLPADLVRLGDALADRSAFELTDDPARLADAGTVLICVPTPVDPQLVPDLRILRRACETVVNHAVPGQVLILTSTSYVGTTRELLAEPLAARGLHPGADVYVAFSPERIDPGNDRPQALVPRVVGGVTAQCRDRAMAALHGYGPTLHEVSSADAAEMTKLLENTFRAVNIAFANEIAEASRAFGLDVQEVIQAAATKPFGFMPFYPGPGVGGHCIPCDPHYLLWQLRGARTPVPVIEHAMTALAGRPRLVVDRIRTLLADAGTPLRAARVLVVGVTYKPDVEDLRESPALEIIEQLRAAGAAVDYHDPHVPRLQLASGVLRSVPHPAGAEVDLVLVHTLHRAADLDWLDQHPLVLDATYRLAPAQGRFRL comes from the coding sequence ATGACCGTCGCTATTTCGGCCCCGTCCAGCGTTGCCCAGGAATTGCGGAACGAGGCGACCGGGGACTCGCCGGCCCGCGCCGCGCCGCCTCGCCACGACGTCGCGGTCGTCGGCCTGGGCTACGTGGGACTGCCCACCGCGCTCGCCCTGCACGCCACCGGGCGCCGGGTGCTGGGCATCGACGTCGATCCGGCCCGGCTGGCGGCCATCGGGCAGCGGCGGGTGGATCTGCTTCCCGCCGACCTGGTGCGCCTCGGCGACGCGCTGGCGGACCGGTCCGCCTTCGAGCTCACCGACGACCCGGCCCGGCTGGCCGACGCCGGCACCGTGCTGATCTGCGTACCCACGCCGGTCGACCCGCAGCTCGTGCCGGACCTGCGGATCCTGCGCCGGGCCTGCGAGACGGTGGTCAACCACGCCGTGCCCGGGCAGGTGCTGATTCTCACCTCGACCAGCTACGTCGGCACCACCCGGGAACTGCTCGCCGAGCCCCTGGCGGCGCGTGGGCTGCACCCCGGCGCCGACGTCTACGTCGCGTTCAGCCCGGAGCGGATCGACCCGGGCAACGACCGGCCACAGGCCCTCGTGCCCCGGGTGGTCGGCGGGGTCACCGCGCAGTGCCGGGACCGCGCCATGGCCGCCCTGCACGGCTACGGCCCGACCCTGCACGAGGTCTCCTCCGCCGACGCCGCCGAGATGACCAAGCTGCTGGAGAACACCTTCCGGGCCGTCAACATCGCGTTCGCGAACGAGATCGCGGAGGCCAGCCGGGCGTTCGGGTTGGACGTCCAGGAGGTGATCCAGGCGGCCGCCACCAAGCCGTTCGGATTCATGCCCTTCTACCCCGGGCCGGGCGTGGGCGGGCACTGCATCCCGTGCGACCCGCACTACCTGCTCTGGCAGCTTCGCGGCGCCCGGACCCCGGTGCCGGTCATCGAACACGCCATGACCGCGCTGGCGGGCCGGCCCCGCCTGGTGGTCGACCGGATCCGCACGCTGCTCGCCGACGCCGGAACGCCGCTGCGGGCCGCCCGGGTGCTGGTCGTCGGCGTCACCTACAAGCCCGACGTCGAGGACCTGCGCGAGTCGCCCGCCCTGGAGATCATCGAGCAGCTTCGGGCCGCCGGTGCCGCCGTCGACTACCACGACCCGCACGTGCCCCGGCTGCAGCTCGCCTCCGGTGTGCTGCGGAGCGTGCCGCACCCGGCCGGCGCGGAGGTCGACCTGGTGCTGGTGCACACCCTGCACCGCGCTGCCGACCTCGACTGGCTCGACCAGCACCCGCTGGTGCTGGACGCCACCTACCGGCTGGCCCCAGCGCAGGGACGGTTCCGGCTTTGA
- a CDS encoding glycosyltransferase family 2 protein yields the protein MRNRPAPPPHQLPWAGRPVAAQGDPEDTPRLPALALGWRYADLADTVLLPVAAPSGAPDPAGASGGVERHRAERTRRGPRQIAALLGIAAICGLIGWHVGIKVMFLRGNLVAAGYTILISSYVLSRFVLAAFYRPPRDVGLEPTVAIIVPAYNEGEAVGRTIHSCLALDYPAEKLEIVVINDGSTDDTWEQMRRAAGRYRPGAVRCIDLGHNQGKRAAMAAGIRATSAEILVFVDSDSMPAPDAIRTLVQGFADPNVGAISGLTYVRNAEANTLTRMQAVRYYVSFQLLKSAESVLGAVTCCSGCFAAYRRSAVVDLLEAWEHQRFLGVECTYGDDRALTNRVLKAGWTTRYDARAEAWTDAPEKYGKFLRQQLRWKKSWTREGPLLLAHIWRTRARALPSVAVQTAAGLLSPVIVLYSLIQPFVDGHFPLVYFTGLYLVAGAYALVYRMLRHDGLWLYALLGTFFYILFSPQLLWAVARIRDGSWGTRGAAPPPTAPPDPPRVPVPAARPVPAVARD from the coding sequence TTGAGGAACCGGCCCGCGCCGCCCCCGCACCAGCTGCCCTGGGCGGGCCGTCCGGTCGCCGCGCAGGGAGACCCGGAGGACACCCCGCGGCTCCCGGCGCTTGCGCTCGGGTGGCGGTACGCCGACCTCGCGGACACGGTTCTCCTACCCGTGGCCGCCCCGTCCGGTGCGCCCGACCCGGCGGGGGCGAGCGGCGGGGTGGAGCGGCACCGGGCCGAGCGCACCCGGCGGGGGCCCCGGCAGATCGCCGCACTGCTCGGCATCGCGGCGATCTGCGGGCTGATCGGCTGGCACGTCGGGATAAAGGTGATGTTCCTGCGCGGCAACCTGGTGGCCGCCGGCTACACCATCCTGATCAGCAGCTACGTGCTGAGCCGCTTCGTTCTCGCCGCGTTCTACCGGCCACCCCGGGACGTCGGGTTGGAGCCCACCGTGGCGATCATCGTGCCGGCCTACAACGAGGGCGAGGCGGTCGGCCGGACCATCCACTCCTGCCTGGCGCTCGACTACCCGGCCGAGAAGCTGGAGATCGTCGTCATCAACGACGGCTCCACCGACGACACCTGGGAGCAGATGCGGCGCGCCGCAGGCCGCTACCGGCCCGGCGCGGTGCGCTGCATCGACCTGGGACACAACCAGGGCAAGCGGGCGGCCATGGCTGCCGGCATCCGGGCCACCTCGGCGGAGATCCTGGTCTTCGTCGACTCGGACTCCATGCCCGCGCCGGACGCCATCCGCACGCTCGTGCAGGGTTTCGCCGATCCGAACGTGGGCGCGATCTCCGGGCTCACCTACGTCCGCAACGCGGAGGCGAACACCCTCACCCGGATGCAGGCGGTCCGGTACTACGTCTCCTTCCAGCTGCTGAAGAGCGCCGAGTCGGTGCTCGGGGCGGTCACCTGCTGCTCCGGCTGCTTCGCCGCGTACCGCCGCTCGGCGGTGGTGGACCTGCTCGAGGCGTGGGAGCACCAGCGATTCCTCGGCGTGGAGTGCACCTACGGCGACGACCGGGCCCTCACCAACCGGGTGCTGAAGGCCGGCTGGACCACCAGGTACGACGCCCGGGCCGAGGCGTGGACCGACGCGCCCGAGAAGTACGGCAAGTTCCTCCGCCAGCAGCTGCGCTGGAAGAAGTCCTGGACCCGGGAGGGGCCGCTGCTGCTGGCCCACATCTGGCGTACCCGCGCCCGGGCCCTGCCGTCCGTCGCCGTGCAGACCGCGGCCGGCCTGCTCAGCCCGGTGATCGTCCTCTACAGCCTGATCCAGCCGTTCGTCGACGGGCACTTCCCGCTTGTCTACTTCACCGGCCTCTACCTGGTGGCCGGCGCGTACGCCCTGGTCTACCGGATGCTGCGGCACGACGGCCTCTGGCTCTACGCCCTGCTCGGGACCTTCTTCTACATCCTGTTCTCGCCGCAACTGCTCTGGGCCGTCGCGAGGATCCGCGACGGCAGCTGGGGCACCCGGGGCGCGGCGCCGCCCCCGACCGCCCCGCCGGACCCGCCCCGGGTCCCGGTCCCGGCGGCCCGGCCCGTTCCGGCGGTGGCCCGTGACTGA
- a CDS encoding polysaccharide deacetylase family protein — MTDRPSPGRRLLALLTGLVAVAALLAAGASWVTLSRPFDPPQLSALTVAASANRPAMPRYPGAITVLTYHGVSDEDTAAGTVSRATFAEHLAALAAAGYRTVKLADVRDALAGRAGTLPDRPLLLTFDDGSLTTWTTVDPVLRAYGFTGVAFLTTGRVVAPGTPSTFLSTRQIRDLAESGRWEFGSHTDALHDWVPVAGDIQPALTNQILVAGRPETLAEWRRRVSADLERSQDFFQRVLGERATAFSYPYGEAGRLSNSIEISRELPVLLERAGFSLAFTGENVPSGHVNALGGSTSRWLLPRIGVRRSTSTASLLTMIRRSIPTVPPRDLTTAPWLAAEGRCAVRPSRLRVSVDGHGAGECRLDEVNTSQWRDYDLTLAVDGLRPGVSAVVAVRDGGGAGHRGAVEVLVGRRQITVRQQVGDSAATRLVTRDLRSGAHVRLTVEVRGDRITVLPAGAPPITATFDNRLHEGGVVFSLTGPAGTSVGYDAPVLTPIT, encoded by the coding sequence GTGACTGACCGTCCCTCGCCGGGGCGCCGGCTGCTCGCCCTGCTCACCGGCCTCGTCGCGGTCGCCGCCCTGCTCGCCGCCGGAGCGAGCTGGGTGACCCTGAGCCGCCCGTTCGACCCGCCGCAGCTCTCCGCCCTGACGGTGGCCGCGTCGGCGAACCGGCCGGCGATGCCCCGCTATCCCGGGGCGATCACCGTGCTCACGTACCACGGCGTCTCCGACGAGGACACCGCCGCCGGCACCGTGAGCCGGGCGACCTTCGCCGAGCACCTGGCCGCCCTGGCCGCCGCCGGCTACCGGACGGTGAAGCTCGCCGACGTGCGGGACGCGCTCGCCGGGCGCGCCGGCACGCTGCCGGATCGGCCGCTGCTGCTCACCTTCGACGACGGCTCCCTGACCACCTGGACCACCGTCGACCCGGTGCTGCGGGCGTACGGCTTCACCGGCGTGGCCTTCCTGACCACCGGACGGGTGGTCGCTCCCGGCACCCCGTCCACCTTCCTCTCCACCCGCCAGATCAGGGACCTGGCCGAGAGCGGGCGGTGGGAGTTCGGCTCGCACACCGACGCGCTGCACGACTGGGTGCCGGTCGCCGGCGACATTCAACCCGCGCTGACCAACCAGATCCTCGTGGCGGGCCGCCCGGAGACCCTGGCCGAGTGGCGCCGGCGCGTCTCCGCGGACCTCGAACGCAGCCAGGACTTCTTCCAGCGGGTCCTGGGCGAGCGGGCCACCGCCTTCTCCTACCCCTACGGGGAGGCGGGCCGGCTCTCGAACAGCATCGAGATCTCCCGGGAACTGCCCGTCCTGCTGGAACGCGCGGGCTTCTCGCTCGCCTTCACCGGCGAGAACGTTCCCAGCGGACACGTCAACGCCCTCGGCGGCTCCACCTCCCGGTGGCTGCTGCCCCGCATCGGCGTGCGTCGCAGCACGAGCACGGCGAGCCTGCTGACGATGATCCGCCGGTCCATCCCCACGGTGCCGCCCCGCGACCTCACCACCGCGCCGTGGCTGGCCGCCGAGGGGCGGTGCGCGGTGCGACCGAGCCGGCTGCGGGTGAGCGTCGACGGGCACGGCGCGGGGGAGTGCCGGCTCGACGAGGTCAACACCAGCCAGTGGCGGGACTACGACCTGACCCTGGCGGTCGATGGGCTGCGGCCCGGCGTCTCCGCCGTGGTCGCGGTCCGGGACGGGGGCGGCGCCGGGCACCGGGGCGCGGTCGAGGTGCTGGTCGGGCGGCGGCAGATCACCGTCCGCCAGCAGGTCGGCGACAGTGCCGCCACCCGCCTGGTCACCCGGGATCTGCGCAGCGGGGCCCACGTGCGGCTGACCGTGGAGGTCCGCGGGGACCGGATCACCGTGCTGCCGGCCGGCGCCCCGCCCATCACCGCCACCTTCGACAACCGGTTGCACGAGGGCGGGGTGGTCTTCTCCCTGACCGGCCCGGCCGGCACCTCCGTCGGTTACGACGCACCCGTCCTGACCCCGATCACCTGA
- a CDS encoding polysaccharide deacetylase family protein: protein MRRLHLVHRRPSTTILFRALLAALAALLVAPALPGAPARAAGPTVVSLTFDDGGYDQFANARPLLDARGMRGTFYINSGRVGASGYMSQSDLATLAAAGHEIGGHTVSHADLNALSADDQRREICNDRVALLGMGFTVKNLAYPYGSANATTKQVAAECGYNSARSVGGVVSPGSCSGCPYAESTPPVDPYFTQTPDSVRDTTTLEQLKTYVTQAETHGGGWVQLVMHHVCDGCGGDYEVSPATLAAFLDWLAPRAATGTTVRTVDEVVGGALKPGVPGPSLSSADPNELVQNASLESVGTNSLPSCFQFGGFGTNSYAWSRTTDAHTGSYAEQVTVSSWSSGDRKLVTRQDTGACAPAAVAGHTYSAKVWYRGSWSATSRVQLVVYYRNAAGGWVYWLTGPALPVSAAWAQTPAYVTPPVPAGATALSFGLALVGTGTLLTDDYSLRDTSA from the coding sequence ATGCGCCGCCTTCATCTCGTCCACCGGAGACCGTCCACCACGATCCTGTTCCGTGCCCTGCTCGCCGCGCTGGCCGCGCTCCTGGTCGCGCCGGCCCTGCCGGGGGCTCCCGCGCGCGCCGCCGGCCCCACCGTCGTGTCGCTCACCTTCGACGACGGCGGGTACGACCAGTTCGCCAACGCCCGCCCGCTGCTCGACGCGCGCGGCATGCGCGGCACCTTCTACATCAACAGCGGCCGGGTCGGCGCCAGCGGCTACATGTCGCAGTCCGACCTGGCCACGCTTGCCGCGGCCGGGCACGAGATCGGCGGGCACACCGTCAGCCACGCGGACCTCAACGCCCTCTCCGCCGACGACCAGCGCCGGGAGATCTGCAACGACCGGGTGGCGTTGCTCGGGATGGGCTTCACCGTCAAGAACCTCGCCTACCCGTACGGCTCGGCCAACGCGACCACGAAGCAGGTGGCCGCCGAGTGCGGCTACAACAGCGCCCGGTCGGTGGGCGGCGTCGTCTCGCCCGGCTCCTGCTCCGGTTGCCCGTACGCCGAGTCGACGCCCCCGGTCGACCCGTACTTCACCCAGACCCCCGACTCGGTGCGCGACACCACGACACTGGAGCAGCTCAAGACGTACGTGACCCAGGCGGAGACGCACGGCGGCGGCTGGGTGCAACTGGTGATGCACCACGTCTGCGACGGCTGCGGCGGCGACTACGAGGTGAGCCCGGCGACCCTGGCGGCGTTCCTCGACTGGCTCGCTCCGCGGGCCGCCACCGGCACCACTGTCCGCACCGTCGACGAGGTGGTCGGTGGGGCGCTGAAGCCGGGCGTCCCCGGCCCGTCGCTCTCCTCGGCCGACCCGAACGAGCTGGTGCAGAACGCCTCGCTGGAGTCGGTGGGCACCAACTCGCTGCCGTCCTGCTTCCAGTTCGGCGGCTTCGGCACCAACAGCTACGCCTGGAGCCGCACCACCGACGCGCACACCGGCTCGTACGCCGAGCAGGTCACCGTGTCGAGTTGGAGCAGCGGCGACCGCAAGCTGGTGACCCGCCAGGACACCGGGGCGTGCGCGCCGGCCGCCGTCGCCGGCCACACGTACTCCGCGAAGGTCTGGTACCGGGGCAGTTGGAGCGCGACGAGCCGGGTCCAGCTCGTGGTCTACTACCGCAACGCCGCTGGTGGCTGGGTCTACTGGCTGACCGGCCCCGCCCTGCCGGTCAGCGCCGCCTGGGCGCAGACCCCGGCGTACGTGACCCCACCGGTGCCGGCCGGGGCCACCGCGCTCAGCTTCGGCCTGGCGCTGGTCGGCACGGGCACCCTGCTCACCGACGACTACAGCCTCCGGGACACGTCGGCATGA
- a CDS encoding polysaccharide deacetylase family protein: protein MTQEPTVPARGGPHRPTLRRHLGELLAAVVALAAMVAFTGYVRNPPAAEQERPEVRVDQAVLDRASRDNPCTRGRVMLTFDDGPDVHTPAVLEVLRAYGVQATFFVLGEKARAHPGLVAAEAADGHIVGNHSWDHPHLADLSAEAVRAQLSDTQAAVTAAGVPAPTLLRPPFGSTGPVVHDQAAALRLREVRWSIDTNDWRGRAAADIEAAVLARLRAGAVILLHDGSRESGNTVRALPGIIEGLRRQGFCTAPMET, encoded by the coding sequence ATGACGCAGGAACCGACAGTGCCCGCGCGGGGTGGGCCGCACCGGCCCACCCTGCGCCGGCACCTCGGCGAGCTGCTGGCCGCGGTGGTCGCGCTCGCGGCGATGGTGGCGTTCACCGGGTACGTGCGGAACCCGCCCGCGGCTGAGCAGGAGCGCCCTGAGGTGCGCGTCGACCAGGCGGTGCTCGACCGGGCGAGCAGGGACAACCCGTGCACCCGAGGTCGCGTCATGCTCACCTTCGACGACGGCCCGGACGTGCACACTCCGGCCGTGCTCGAGGTGCTCCGCGCGTACGGCGTCCAGGCCACCTTCTTCGTGCTGGGGGAGAAGGCCCGGGCGCATCCCGGACTGGTGGCCGCCGAGGCGGCCGACGGGCACATCGTCGGCAACCACAGCTGGGACCATCCACACCTGGCCGATCTGAGCGCCGAGGCGGTCCGCGCCCAGCTGAGCGACACCCAAGCGGCGGTGACGGCGGCGGGCGTGCCGGCCCCCACCCTGCTGCGGCCGCCGTTCGGGAGCACCGGGCCGGTGGTGCACGACCAGGCGGCGGCGTTGCGCCTGCGGGAGGTGCGGTGGAGCATCGACACCAACGACTGGCGGGGACGGGCCGCGGCGGACATCGAGGCGGCCGTCCTGGCCCGGCTGCGTGCCGGCGCGGTGATCCTGCTGCACGACGGCAGCCGCGAGTCCGGCAACACGGTCCGGGCGCTGCCCGGGATCATCGAGGGGCTGCGACGACAGGGCTTCTGCACCGCCCCGATGGAGACGTGA